The genome window ATGTTGCCTGTAATTTACGATAATGTCGAACTGCATATTTTCAGATGCATCTTCTTTTGCATAAGCTACTTGTGCTTTCTTGCGATGTGAATACCGAGGTCAAGTGACAGTCAAATTAATAGCTGCTAAAGCTCGACTTGCTCCAATGCAAAAACCAACCATCCCAAGACTTGAATTGCTGGGAGCCGCCCTCAGAGCTCGTTTAGCCGTAACTCTAAGTTCTGTTCTGCCCATTTCCTCTAGAACCCTTTTTTGGACTGACTCAATGATAGTTTTGAGCTGGATTACGAGAAAGGAGCCATAGAATACATTCGTTGGAAATCGAGTGAAAGAAATCAGAGAATTGACCAATATAGATGACTGGAAACATGTACCTGGAGAAGTCTACCCTGCCGACTTTGCTACTCGCTTTTGCGACTGGGCAGATCTATTGCAAAGTCAGTGGTGGGAGGGTCCCAGCTGGTTATACGAAGAAGCAAAATCTTGGCCATTGTCTGAGATATCCGTTCCGGATGAAGCTTTTCTGGAGCGACGTAAGACAGTGATAACAAATTTAGCAGCTGAAAACGAAGAGAAATTTGGACAaagatttttatacttttcgAGTTACACAAGGATTCTTAGAATGACTGCTTATGTTCTGAGAGTTTGTAACAGCATTAAGAAAAACTCTTGTAAGTTGACTGGTGCGATCTCATGTGAAGAGATTGAATGTGCAGAAAACACTCTTAAAAAATCATACAGTATGAATGGCCTTCTGACATACGTGAGAAGTACAAGGATACAATACAATTCTTcgtagaaaatgaaattttgaaagttcaaaCAAGACTTATCCTCAGTCAAGATCCGGAGGACTTCACATATCCTATAGTTTTACCAGACCATCCTCTTCTAGAAAGACTGATTTTGCATACTCATAAATCTTTGATGCATGCTGGTGTATTAACGACACTAGCACAGTTAAGAGAAAGATTCGGAGAGTTGTAAGAGCCGTTTTGCGACAATGTGTACCATGCAAAAAACTGACTTCTAGAAATGTTAATACTGAGCCAGCTTCTTTACCACCTGACAGAGTAAACCGAGTCTCAGCATTTCAGATAACTGGCGCAGATCTAGCTGGTCCTCTTTTCTTACGTGGTGGAAACAAGGCTTTTCACGTGTGCAGTATATCGAGCAGTCCACCTGGAGCTAGTTTCATCTCTCTCCACAGAATCATTTATTCAAGCCTTACGAAGATTTTGGGCCAGGAGAGGAAGATGCTCTACTCTTTATACAGATAATGGTACGAATTTCGTAGGTACAGCAAATgcgttaaaatatttagattggGATTTCATACAAACAGAGTGTTCTCTACAGAAAGTTAAGTGGTTGTTTAGCCCACCATCATCTCCATGGTATGGTGGTTTTTGGGAACGAATGGTTCGCTGCGTTAAGGAACTCCTTCGAAAATGTTTGAGCAGAGCTTGTGTCACCTACGAAGAAATGTTGACTTTGCTTTACGACTATAAATGCGAGACCATTAACATATTTGTCAGACGACCCCAACGAATTGAAACCCCTTACGCCTGCTCACTTCATTCAAGACTCAAAAGAACGTGAAACTTTCGATCTAGATTTAATCGACTCTCAGCATTTTTTGAAACGAGTGCGTTACCTTCACAGTTTACGACTAAATTTACGAAAGCGTTTCTATAGGGAATATCTTGGCGAATTGGTAAGAAGTCATAAGACAGCTTCAAAGAGAAAGGCTATTACTCCGGGAGAAATTGTTCTAGTTGAGTCACAAAATCCAAACCGAATGAATTGGCCTTTGGCTAGAGTAATTGAACTGTTTCCTGGCAAGGATAATGTTCAACGGGTGGCTAAATTAAGGGTAGCCAGTGGTGAAATCATAAGACCCCTTCAACGAATTTATCCTTTGGAACTTAGTTCCATTGACAACATGAATGAAGATTACCAGGAAACCAGAACAAAGCCTGATCATGAGCCTAGTATTG of Parasteatoda tepidariorum isolate YZ-2023 unplaced genomic scaffold, CAS_Ptep_4.0 HiC_scaffold_5313, whole genome shotgun sequence contains these proteins:
- the LOC122273592 gene encoding uncharacterized protein; translated protein: MISLAREGFGRDKGSGEKRKDYHKSIQTDEPTATTLIANTSVGKNNCTFCDRSHPSQDCQKIAEMSYEDRKSRVIQKRCCLVCLKSGHMAKRCHSNVRCLVFKRRHYTILCPDLRKGINSSSKDKIAGDEQKATEILFTNRPSEREIYLKTITIRLRNRDKEVCVRALMDDGSQRSYIEKSLAEELKLSPTGSEVFSQGLFGGGTSPASEHKRYIVTVESLNRKYTTSISLLDQAKICSELPRIQDRSLLADLASRGIEITDVGKDTPPIRVLLGADVLVRILTGKIEVLRSGVSAIELLATCAFLRCEYRGQVTVKLIAAKARLAPMQKPTIPRLELLGAALRARLANTFVGNRVKEIRELTNIDDWKHVPGEVYPADFATRFCDWADLLQSQWWEGPSWLYEEAKSWPLSEISVPDEAFLERRKTVITNLAAENEEKFGQRFLYFSSYTRILRMTAYVLRYEWPSDIREKYKDTIQFFVENEILKVQTRLILSQDPEDFTYPIVLPDHPLLERLILHTHKSLMHAGVLTTLAQLRERFGELNVNTEPASLPPDRVNRVSAFQITGADLAGPLFLRGGNKAFHVCSISSSPPGANDPNELKPLTPAHFIQDSKERETFDLDLIDSQHFLKRVRYLHSLRLNLRKRFYREYLGELVRSHKTASKRKAITPGEIVLVESQNPNRMNWPLARVIELFPGKDNVQRVAKLRVASGEIIRPLQRIYPLELSSIDNMNEDYQETRTKPDHEPSIAHILEELKTPEPKLGNADIQEEARTTRCGRRIVPVKRMNL